A window of Rhododendron vialii isolate Sample 1 chromosome 13a, ASM3025357v1 contains these coding sequences:
- the LOC131312468 gene encoding F-box/LRR-repeat protein At4g14103-like isoform X1, which translates to MEATARVRSGWSKGKTESRKWIRQSTIQTMTSMSKHVNTGDGEDRISSLPDSLLIHILSLIPTKYAVRTSILSLRWKDLWSFVPSLDFDEWLSANTIPDNDTSFMNFVDRVLLLHKLPSIERFSVRGHSGIAVSHLCEWIRVAIMRHVRVIDIQMFPHRHISLPSELFTCKTLIQLSLVSELVCDTPLSSVWLPNLKDLHVSLDYPGNDITQKLFSSCPVLEDLYISANMESEEDIVFNVCAPALKRLQFNLAAFFENGLVLTTNKIVVNAPVLEALIVDDDYLACYSLKNLSSLVSAYIDVGDRFIEAIGMKEHANQIFMLLEGITNVKFLTLHTATMAVLDFADDNKLPLFPNLIHLKLFVPNGYSWRRLPDLLGSAPNLATLVLSKNHASEEEDDLVHEFSWVEPQRTPTCLLSKLEELEVILFQGEDDELKLLKYFLENGKVLKELLIYACHLTFEEKWNFFEKVVKFQRASKTCRITYTDKNVCC; encoded by the exons CACCATACAAACCATGACTTCAATGTCAAAGCATGTCAACACTGGAGATGGAGAAGATAGAATAAGCAGCTTGCCAGATTCACTTCTTATCCACATTCTCTCGTTGATTCCAACCAAATATGCGGTCAGAACCAGCATTCTATCATTAAGATGGAAGGATTTATGGTCTTTTGTCCCGAGTCTTGACTTTGATGAATGGTTGAGTGCAAATACCATTCCTGATAATGACACAAGTTTCATGAATTTTGTTGATCGTGTACTTCTCCTCCACAAATTGCCATCTATAGAAAGATTTTCTGTCAGAGGTCATTCAGGAATTGCAGTATCTCATTTGTGTGAGTGGATAAGAGTTGCCATTATGCGCCACGTCCGAGTGATTGATATCCAAATGTTCCCACACCGGCATATTAGCTTGCCTTCGGAACTCTTCACTTGCAAGACACTGATACAGTTAAGCCTTGTAAGTGAACTTGTGTGTGATACGCCCTTAAGCTCTGTTTGGTTGCCAAATCTCAAGGACCTCCACGTTTCACTTGATTATCCGGGCAATGACATTACACAGAAGCTCTTTAGTAGCTGCCCCGTGCTTGAGGATTTGTACATTAGCGCCAACATGGAGAGTGAGGAAGATATCGTATTTAATGTTTGTGCCCCTGCTTTGAAGAGATTACAGTTTAACTTGGCTGCATTTTTTGAGAATGGGCTTGTGCTTACCACAAACAAGATTGTCGTTAATGCACCAGTTCTTGAAGCCCTGATTGTTGATGATGACTATTTGGCTTGCTATTCTCTGAAGAACCTATCCTCCTTAGTTTCTGCATATATAGATGTTGGAGACCGCTTTATTGAAGCCATAGGAATGAAGGAACATGCTAATCAAATATTTATGCTTCTGGAAGGAATTACTAATGTCAAGTTTCTTACTCTACATACAGCAACTATGGCG GTTCTCGACTTTGCTGATGATAATAAGCTGCCACTTTTCCCGAATTTGATCCATTTGAAGCTTTTTGTTCCCAATGGCTATTCTTGGAGGCGGCTACCAGACTTGCTCGGTAGCGCTCCTAATCTGGCTACTCTGGTACTGAGTAAG AATCATGCatctgaagaagaagatgatttgGTTCATGAATTCAGCTGGGTTGAACCACAAAGGACGCCTACTTGTTTATTGTCAAAACTTGAAGAGTTAGAAGTTATTCTATTTCAGGGAGAAGACGATGAGCTGAAGCTGCTAAAGTATTTTCTGGAAAATGGCAAAGTGTTGAAAGAGTTGTTAATTTATGCTTGCCATCTAACTTTTGAGGAAAAGTGGAATTTCTTCGAGAAGGTAGTAAAGTTTCAAAGGGCTTCAAAAACTTGTCGAATTACATACACCGACAAAAACGTGTGTTGTTAA
- the LOC131312468 gene encoding F-box/LRR-repeat protein At4g14103-like isoform X2 produces the protein MTSMSKHVNTGDGEDRISSLPDSLLIHILSLIPTKYAVRTSILSLRWKDLWSFVPSLDFDEWLSANTIPDNDTSFMNFVDRVLLLHKLPSIERFSVRGHSGIAVSHLCEWIRVAIMRHVRVIDIQMFPHRHISLPSELFTCKTLIQLSLVSELVCDTPLSSVWLPNLKDLHVSLDYPGNDITQKLFSSCPVLEDLYISANMESEEDIVFNVCAPALKRLQFNLAAFFENGLVLTTNKIVVNAPVLEALIVDDDYLACYSLKNLSSLVSAYIDVGDRFIEAIGMKEHANQIFMLLEGITNVKFLTLHTATMAVLDFADDNKLPLFPNLIHLKLFVPNGYSWRRLPDLLGSAPNLATLVLSKNHASEEEDDLVHEFSWVEPQRTPTCLLSKLEELEVILFQGEDDELKLLKYFLENGKVLKELLIYACHLTFEEKWNFFEKVVKFQRASKTCRITYTDKNVCC, from the exons ATGACTTCAATGTCAAAGCATGTCAACACTGGAGATGGAGAAGATAGAATAAGCAGCTTGCCAGATTCACTTCTTATCCACATTCTCTCGTTGATTCCAACCAAATATGCGGTCAGAACCAGCATTCTATCATTAAGATGGAAGGATTTATGGTCTTTTGTCCCGAGTCTTGACTTTGATGAATGGTTGAGTGCAAATACCATTCCTGATAATGACACAAGTTTCATGAATTTTGTTGATCGTGTACTTCTCCTCCACAAATTGCCATCTATAGAAAGATTTTCTGTCAGAGGTCATTCAGGAATTGCAGTATCTCATTTGTGTGAGTGGATAAGAGTTGCCATTATGCGCCACGTCCGAGTGATTGATATCCAAATGTTCCCACACCGGCATATTAGCTTGCCTTCGGAACTCTTCACTTGCAAGACACTGATACAGTTAAGCCTTGTAAGTGAACTTGTGTGTGATACGCCCTTAAGCTCTGTTTGGTTGCCAAATCTCAAGGACCTCCACGTTTCACTTGATTATCCGGGCAATGACATTACACAGAAGCTCTTTAGTAGCTGCCCCGTGCTTGAGGATTTGTACATTAGCGCCAACATGGAGAGTGAGGAAGATATCGTATTTAATGTTTGTGCCCCTGCTTTGAAGAGATTACAGTTTAACTTGGCTGCATTTTTTGAGAATGGGCTTGTGCTTACCACAAACAAGATTGTCGTTAATGCACCAGTTCTTGAAGCCCTGATTGTTGATGATGACTATTTGGCTTGCTATTCTCTGAAGAACCTATCCTCCTTAGTTTCTGCATATATAGATGTTGGAGACCGCTTTATTGAAGCCATAGGAATGAAGGAACATGCTAATCAAATATTTATGCTTCTGGAAGGAATTACTAATGTCAAGTTTCTTACTCTACATACAGCAACTATGGCG GTTCTCGACTTTGCTGATGATAATAAGCTGCCACTTTTCCCGAATTTGATCCATTTGAAGCTTTTTGTTCCCAATGGCTATTCTTGGAGGCGGCTACCAGACTTGCTCGGTAGCGCTCCTAATCTGGCTACTCTGGTACTGAGTAAG AATCATGCatctgaagaagaagatgatttgGTTCATGAATTCAGCTGGGTTGAACCACAAAGGACGCCTACTTGTTTATTGTCAAAACTTGAAGAGTTAGAAGTTATTCTATTTCAGGGAGAAGACGATGAGCTGAAGCTGCTAAAGTATTTTCTGGAAAATGGCAAAGTGTTGAAAGAGTTGTTAATTTATGCTTGCCATCTAACTTTTGAGGAAAAGTGGAATTTCTTCGAGAAGGTAGTAAAGTTTCAAAGGGCTTCAAAAACTTGTCGAATTACATACACCGACAAAAACGTGTGTTGTTAA